Proteins encoded by one window of Superficieibacter sp. HKU1:
- the tssC gene encoding type VI secretion system contractile sheath large subunit, with translation MANSNMQATGVVAQDTASASGEFDALLNQAFRPKTTQAAKAVEVAVQTLAQQALANTITVSDDAYKSISAIIAQIDFKLTEQIKLILQHPDWQKLESSWRGMEHLVYNTETDEKLKIRFMNLSKDELRRNMKRYKGIAWDQSPMFKKLYEAEYGQLGGEPYGCIVADYYFDHTPPDVDLLGSIAKVAASAHAPFIAGASPSVLQMDSWQELANPRDLTKIVTQNLEYAPWNSLRASEDSRYIGLTMPRFLARLPYGAKTNPVDEFDFEEDADGSDHTKYVWSNAAYAMGVNINRSFKHYGWCTLIRGVESGGAVENLPCHTFPTDDGGVDMKCPTEIAISDRREAELAKNGFIPLIHRKNSDYAAFIGAQSLQKPQEYYDPDATANANLSARLPYLFACSRFAHFLKCIVRDKIGSFKEREDMQRWLNEWIMNYVDADPVNSSQETKARRPLAAAEVVVEEVEGNPGYYDAKFFLRPHFQLEGLTGSLRLVTKLPSVKQGSA, from the coding sequence ATGGCAAACAGTAATATGCAGGCGACTGGCGTGGTTGCTCAGGATACCGCCTCCGCAAGCGGTGAATTTGATGCGCTACTGAATCAGGCTTTCCGGCCCAAAACGACACAGGCGGCTAAGGCCGTAGAAGTGGCGGTGCAGACACTGGCGCAGCAGGCGCTGGCAAATACCATCACCGTCAGCGATGACGCCTATAAAAGCATCAGTGCCATTATTGCGCAGATCGACTTTAAACTGACGGAACAGATCAAACTGATCCTACAGCATCCAGACTGGCAGAAACTGGAGTCCTCCTGGCGCGGGATGGAGCACCTGGTTTACAACACCGAAACCGACGAAAAACTGAAGATCCGCTTCATGAACCTGTCGAAAGACGAGCTGCGACGCAATATGAAGCGTTACAAAGGTATCGCCTGGGATCAAAGCCCGATGTTCAAAAAACTGTATGAAGCTGAATATGGTCAATTGGGTGGTGAACCTTACGGTTGTATAGTCGCCGACTATTATTTTGACCATACGCCGCCAGATGTGGATCTGCTTGGTTCCATTGCCAAAGTTGCCGCATCGGCTCACGCACCGTTTATTGCCGGTGCCTCACCGTCTGTGCTGCAAATGGACTCCTGGCAGGAGCTGGCGAATCCCCGCGACCTGACGAAAATCGTTACCCAGAACCTGGAATATGCGCCATGGAACTCACTGCGTGCCAGCGAAGACTCCCGTTACATTGGCCTGACGATGCCGCGTTTTCTTGCCCGCCTGCCCTATGGCGCAAAAACCAACCCGGTGGACGAGTTTGATTTTGAAGAGGATGCGGATGGTTCTGATCATACCAAATATGTCTGGAGCAACGCCGCTTACGCGATGGGCGTAAACATCAACCGTTCCTTCAAACACTACGGCTGGTGTACGTTGATCCGCGGTGTGGAATCAGGCGGTGCGGTGGAAAATCTGCCCTGCCATACCTTCCCGACCGATGACGGTGGCGTTGATATGAAATGCCCGACCGAAATCGCCATCTCTGACCGCCGCGAGGCTGAACTGGCGAAAAACGGCTTTATCCCGTTAATTCACCGCAAAAACTCAGACTATGCGGCATTTATTGGTGCGCAGTCACTGCAAAAACCACAGGAATACTACGATCCGGATGCGACGGCCAACGCCAACCTGTCCGCCCGTCTGCCTTACCTGTTTGCCTGTTCGCGCTTTGCTCACTTCCTGAAATGTATCGTACGCGACAAAATCGGCTCCTTTAAAGAGCGTGAGGACATGCAGCGCTGGTTGAATGAATGGATTATGAATTATGTCGATGCCGATCCGGTGAACTCTTCACAGGAAACTAAAGCCCGCCGTCCGTTGGCTGCCGCTGAAGTTGTGGTGGAAGAGGTAGAAGGTAATCCAGGTTATTACGACGCAAAATTCTTCCTGCGCCCGCATTTCCAGCTTGAGGGGCTGACGGGTTCACTGCGTCTGGTGACAAAGTTGCCGTCAGTGAAGCAGGGCAGTGCCTGA
- a CDS encoding STY0301 family protein gives MVRTPAPAAMLRLFSLLNSGRVMLRFLFPLFSGIALFYVQCVGAWEVTCPIFIETEPSVAVLKSPQGQWRVSPRHEPRLWLTHVDVTQDKPEKFGDQKPEMEKVRDKTWLIWQMGDATGKEIDRYWFSCVYNDGQVWLSQSIPVSSKICKTRYFDEPPREKPVSLTCN, from the coding sequence ATGGTTCGTACCCCAGCGCCAGCAGCAATGCTGAGGCTTTTTTCGTTATTGAATAGCGGGAGGGTGATGCTGCGTTTTCTTTTTCCCCTATTTTCTGGCATCGCATTGTTTTATGTCCAGTGTGTTGGGGCATGGGAGGTGACCTGTCCCATATTTATTGAAACTGAGCCTTCTGTTGCTGTTCTCAAGTCACCTCAGGGACAATGGCGGGTTTCTCCCCGGCATGAACCACGCTTGTGGTTAACGCATGTTGATGTAACACAGGATAAACCTGAAAAATTCGGGGATCAGAAGCCTGAAATGGAAAAAGTAAGGGATAAAACGTGGTTGATATGGCAGATGGGGGATGCGACAGGAAAAGAAATCGACAGATATTGGTTTTCCTGTGTTTATAACGATGGACAGGTTTGGTTATCTCAGTCCATACCAGTGTCATCTAAAATTTGTAAAACACGTTATTTTGATGAACCACCAAGGGAAAAGCCAGTGTCATTGACATGTAATTGA
- a CDS encoding Hcp family type VI secretion system effector, whose translation MAYDIFLKIDGIEGESMDDKHKNEIEVLSWRWNIHQESTMHAGSGLGSGKVSVTNLDFDHYIDRASPNLFKYCASGKHIPQAILVMRKAGGNPLEYLKYTFTDLIVAVVSPSGSHDGEIASRETVELSFSTVKQEYVVQNQQGGSGGTITAGYDFKANKEI comes from the coding sequence ATGGCTTATGACATTTTTCTGAAAATTGACGGCATTGAAGGCGAGTCGATGGATGACAAGCACAAAAATGAAATTGAGGTACTGAGCTGGCGCTGGAATATCCATCAGGAATCCACCATGCACGCCGGTAGCGGCCTCGGTTCCGGTAAGGTGTCCGTCACCAATCTTGACTTTGATCACTACATCGACCGTGCCAGCCCGAACCTGTTCAAGTACTGCGCCTCCGGCAAGCATATTCCTCAGGCGATCCTCGTGATGCGTAAAGCTGGCGGCAACCCGCTGGAGTACCTCAAATATACCTTCACCGACCTGATTGTCGCAGTGGTTTCCCCGAGTGGCAGCCACGATGGTGAAATCGCCTCCCGTGAAACGGTGGAGCTTTCTTTCAGCACCGTGAAACAGGAATACGTGGTACAGAACCAGCAAGGTGGCAGCGGCGGTACCATTACCGCAGGTTACGACTTCAAGGCCAACAAAGAAATTTAA
- the tssJ gene encoding type VI secretion system lipoprotein TssJ gives MNKWRNPGGRLCAVAMPFALILFSGCGSNNAQPDPETQRLDLSVKASDKVNPDNQKKAAPVEIRVYELKNDAAFIAADYWSLNDNDKAVLTDDLLHRDSFILRPGEEKKLRRPLNAHTTAIGVLAGYRNLGKSVWRATYKIPEAQEKTWYSRITPGKKIQLDAELEQSAIVITERDK, from the coding sequence GTGAATAAATGGCGTAACCCCGGCGGGCGGTTATGTGCGGTAGCTATGCCTTTTGCTCTGATCCTGTTTTCCGGGTGCGGCAGCAACAACGCGCAACCTGATCCTGAAACGCAGCGACTCGACCTGAGCGTGAAAGCCTCCGATAAGGTAAACCCAGACAATCAGAAGAAGGCCGCGCCTGTAGAGATACGTGTTTATGAACTGAAAAATGATGCCGCTTTCATTGCTGCCGATTACTGGTCGCTCAATGACAATGACAAAGCTGTCCTCACCGACGATTTGCTGCACCGCGACAGCTTTATTTTGCGCCCGGGTGAGGAGAAAAAGCTGCGTCGTCCTCTTAATGCCCACACCACGGCAATAGGCGTGCTGGCCGGATACCGCAATCTGGGAAAATCCGTCTGGAGAGCCACTTATAAAATTCCGGAAGCCCAGGAAAAAACCTGGTACAGCCGCATCACGCCAGGGAAAAAAATACAACTGGATGCGGAACTGGAACAAAGCGCCATAGTGATTACTGAAAGGGATAAATGA
- the tssK gene encoding type VI secretion system baseplate subunit TssK yields the protein MSWNDRVVWSEGQFLLPQMFQQQERYLEHVIHYRSLPLTPFFWGFSEYSIDGEALNIGKLILKEASGVFADGTPFNAPDHTPLPPPLTILPEHLNQQICLAVPVRTPNSEETTFDNNPESLARFSVHEHEIRDANSLGRGAQLLQLSHLRLRLLPEKAVTGAWIGLPLTRITGLNPDGRVDIDHDMIPPIIHYQASPLMRTWLSWINDLIRMRADSLAERLTGSDNHGHEAAEVSDYLLLQILNRFEPLLIHLARTPLAPEVLYRYLCELAGELSTYVRPQTRRPAEYKEYEHLTPYAGLKSVVDEVQYLLNAVLIRGAQRITLEEGTYGILNAVVAPSDLADFSTLVLAVKAQMASDVLLQHFAAQTKIGPSERLPELIRSHLPGLALQVLPVPPRQIPFQSGYLYYDIRRDGALWEHIARYGGMAMHTAGEFPGLEIELWGVRDK from the coding sequence ATGAGCTGGAATGATCGGGTGGTATGGAGTGAGGGGCAATTTTTGCTGCCGCAGATGTTTCAGCAGCAGGAGCGTTACCTGGAACATGTCATTCATTACCGCAGCCTGCCGCTGACTCCCTTTTTCTGGGGATTCAGCGAATACAGTATTGATGGCGAGGCGCTGAACATCGGTAAGCTGATTCTGAAAGAAGCGTCGGGCGTTTTTGCCGACGGCACACCGTTTAACGCGCCGGATCATACTCCACTACCGCCACCGCTGACCATCCTGCCGGAACACCTGAACCAGCAGATCTGTCTTGCTGTGCCGGTACGCACACCGAATAGCGAAGAAACCACTTTCGACAATAACCCGGAATCACTGGCGCGTTTCTCAGTACACGAACACGAAATCCGTGACGCTAACTCGCTGGGACGTGGCGCGCAGTTATTACAGCTCAGTCACCTGCGACTGCGATTGCTGCCGGAAAAGGCGGTGACAGGAGCCTGGATTGGTTTGCCGTTGACCCGTATCACTGGGCTGAATCCTGACGGGCGGGTGGATATCGACCACGATATGATCCCGCCCATCATTCATTACCAGGCCAGTCCGCTGATGCGAACCTGGCTGTCGTGGATTAACGATCTGATCCGGATGCGTGCTGATTCCCTGGCGGAACGGCTGACGGGCAGTGACAACCATGGTCACGAAGCGGCGGAAGTTTCTGATTATTTGCTGCTGCAAATTCTCAACCGTTTTGAACCGCTGCTGATCCATCTGGCGAGAACGCCTCTGGCCCCGGAGGTATTGTATCGTTACCTGTGCGAGCTGGCAGGAGAGCTGTCCACTTATGTGCGTCCGCAGACGCGGCGGCCCGCCGAATATAAAGAGTATGAACACCTGACACCGTATGCCGGTTTGAAATCGGTGGTTGATGAGGTGCAGTACTTGCTAAACGCAGTGCTGATCCGTGGAGCGCAGCGTATCACGCTGGAAGAGGGCACTTACGGCATTCTGAATGCGGTAGTAGCCCCTTCCGATCTTGCCGACTTCAGCACGCTGGTGCTGGCAGTGAAGGCACAAATGGCTTCCGATGTGCTGCTGCAACATTTTGCGGCGCAGACCAAAATTGGGCCATCCGAACGCCTGCCGGAACTGATCCGTTCGCATCTGCCGGGGCTGGCCTTACAGGTTCTGCCCGTACCACCGCGCCAGATCCCGTTCCAGTCCGGATACCTCTATTACGATATCCGTCGCGACGGTGCGCTGTGGGAGCATATCGCCCGTTACGGTGGGATGGCCATGCATACCGCCGGGGAATTTCCGGGACTGGAGATAGAACTGTGGGGAGTACGCGATAAATGA
- the tssL gene encoding type VI secretion system protein TssL, long form, producing the protein MTDSTLTPPAADMMSFLSTTPEHKDGEYETPVQTSPRTEINVIVEDGPDSKLRLAEISAAANPLLAAARPLLCALAAMPAQLDAALVEPYRTLLVREVHLYQTLCDQANLRREHVLAVRYCLCTALDEAANNTSWGRRGVWAGKSLLVTFHGESEGGIKLFQIIGRLAASFQEHGDVLEVIYHLLGLGFEGRYSVQPDGRKQLDNIRQQLLTQLSQRRDPVMPALSPDFQGAINGRLRRMRRVPVWLSAGIALLTILTLFGLYSHRVDVQTVTVQHHIDAIGKNLPPPPVPVHKLRLKILLANEIARGLLTVDEDDRHSRVVFRGDAMFVPGQKTVNDTIRPVINKAAREIARVGGAVTVTGHTDSQPIHSAEFPSNQVLSEKRAAEVAALLTSGGVPVGRVHIVGKGDTVPVADNGSKAGRAKNRRVEILVVE; encoded by the coding sequence ATGACAGACAGTACCCTGACGCCGCCAGCGGCGGATATGATGTCCTTTTTGTCCACCACGCCGGAACATAAGGACGGTGAATATGAAACGCCGGTACAAACCAGCCCGCGCACAGAAATCAATGTCATCGTTGAAGACGGCCCGGACAGTAAACTCCGGCTGGCCGAAATCAGCGCGGCGGCTAACCCGCTGCTCGCCGCCGCCCGACCTTTACTGTGCGCCCTGGCCGCCATGCCCGCGCAACTGGATGCGGCTCTGGTAGAACCATACCGAACTCTGCTGGTACGTGAGGTGCATCTGTACCAGACGCTGTGCGATCAGGCGAACCTGCGGCGCGAGCACGTACTGGCGGTACGTTACTGCCTGTGTACAGCGCTTGATGAGGCCGCCAATAACACATCCTGGGGACGGCGCGGCGTCTGGGCCGGAAAAAGCCTGCTGGTAACCTTTCATGGTGAAAGCGAAGGCGGGATAAAACTTTTCCAGATAATCGGGCGTCTGGCAGCCAGCTTCCAGGAACATGGCGATGTGCTGGAAGTTATCTACCACTTGCTCGGGCTGGGGTTTGAAGGCCGTTATAGTGTGCAGCCTGACGGGCGTAAACAGCTGGATAATATTCGTCAGCAACTGCTGACACAGCTTTCACAGCGTCGCGATCCGGTAATGCCCGCGCTCTCGCCTGATTTCCAGGGGGCAATAAACGGACGGTTGCGGCGAATGCGCCGGGTGCCGGTCTGGTTAAGCGCCGGTATTGCGCTGTTGACGATACTGACGCTTTTTGGTCTTTATAGTCACCGGGTGGACGTGCAAACCGTCACTGTACAACATCATATTGACGCAATTGGTAAAAACCTGCCGCCACCGCCAGTCCCGGTTCACAAACTACGCCTGAAGATCCTGCTGGCAAACGAAATCGCCCGTGGTCTGCTGACTGTGGATGAGGATGACCGTCATAGCAGGGTAGTGTTCCGCGGCGACGCAATGTTTGTACCGGGACAGAAAACGGTCAATGACACTATTCGCCCGGTGATTAATAAAGCGGCGCGTGAAATCGCCCGAGTGGGTGGCGCAGTCACTGTAACAGGTCACACGGACAGCCAGCCTATCCATTCGGCGGAGTTCCCGTCCAACCAGGTTCTATCTGAAAAACGTGCGGCGGAAGTTGCAGCTTTACTGACGTCCGGTGGTGTACCTGTCGGACGGGTACATATCGTCGGGAAGGGAGACACGGTGCCGGTGGCGGATAATGGCAGTAAAGCCGGGCGGGCGAAAAACCGCCGGGTGGAAATTCTGGTGGTGGAGTGA
- a CDS encoding Rap1a/Tai family immunity protein has protein sequence MMKKSVCDVSHHSSAGDVTGDDYRISATYRIKRSLRVFLISLCCLLPGGAFAGSLINTGVISPDNVNLSTQDFLRFYATDNSQEKNNTMMYILGVADATEGKNWCGYGQVDSITINHTALAWLERYSVKKPDVRASILIEESLVKNFPCQGTEPSLKTASRPSPVLSLTPDALNLSGNDFFSFWVSGNQVGKLRADIYLLGVEDATERKLWCGYDLFKTLTLNELVYVFLKNKTHEELNYRAAELITNKLMEYPCDTGVKK, from the coding sequence ATGATGAAAAAATCAGTCTGTGATGTGTCTCATCATTCGTCAGCAGGTGATGTGACGGGTGACGATTACCGGATATCAGCGACATATCGCATAAAACGATCTCTCCGTGTTTTTTTGATCAGTTTATGCTGTTTATTACCCGGTGGTGCTTTTGCCGGATCCCTGATTAATACAGGAGTAATTTCTCCCGATAATGTCAACCTCAGTACACAGGATTTTCTGCGATTTTATGCCACTGATAATTCACAGGAAAAAAACAATACAATGATGTATATATTGGGAGTGGCAGATGCTACAGAAGGTAAAAACTGGTGTGGATATGGTCAGGTTGACAGTATAACAATAAACCATACTGCGCTGGCCTGGCTTGAACGGTACTCTGTGAAAAAGCCAGATGTAAGAGCTTCAATACTAATAGAGGAATCACTGGTTAAAAATTTCCCGTGTCAGGGGACTGAACCATCCTTAAAAACTGCTTCCCGGCCATCTCCTGTTTTATCCCTGACACCGGATGCTCTTAATCTTTCAGGTAATGACTTTTTTTCATTTTGGGTGTCCGGTAATCAGGTGGGTAAACTCAGGGCGGATATCTATTTGCTTGGTGTGGAGGATGCAACAGAAAGAAAACTATGGTGTGGATACGACTTATTTAAAACGCTAACATTAAATGAACTGGTCTATGTTTTTCTTAAAAATAAAACACATGAAGAACTGAATTATCGCGCCGCTGAACTTATTACGAATAAATTAATGGAGTATCCATGTGATACAGGAGTAAAAAAATGA